The genomic stretch ATATCCTGCTACATACTCATTTTATAAGAAAGATGTTTCATTAGAGGAAATTCTAGAAGCGATGATTGAAAAAACAAACAATGTGATTGCTCCATATCAACCAGAGATTAAAAAACAAAAAACGACGGTTCATAAAATATTGACAATGGCATCTCTTGTCGAAGAAGAAGCAACAGACCAAACGGATCGTAAAAAGATAGCGAGCGTATTTTATAATCGACTAGAAAAAGATATGCGTCTTCAAACAGATCCAACGGTTCTTTACGCACTAGGAAGTCATAAAGATCGAGTACTTTATAAAGATTTGGAAGTGGACTCGCCTTACAATACGTATAAGGTAAAAGGGTTAACACCGGGACCGATTGCAAATGCTGGGAAAGAATCGATTGAGGCTGCTTTATCTCCTGAACAAACAGATTATATATATTTCTTAGCAACAGAAAGTGGAGAGGTCATCTTTACAAAAACTCTTGAAGAACATAATAAGGAAAAAGAAAAGCATATTACAGAAGAACGTTTTCAAAAATAAATACCACAAAAAAGGTTGTGAATCTTTCACAGCCTTTTTTGTGAGAAAGATTATTTTCGTAGTATAAAGGTTTACTCTATAGGGGAAAACCTTTATAATATTAGAATTGTAGTTCTATATCAATCAACAGGACTGAAATGATCGGAGGAAAGACAAGTGCTTTCTCATGAAATAAACGCTTATATTGAAAATCTAGTTCCAAAAAGAGATAATTTGTTCCTAGAAATGGAGCAGTACGCTTTAGAAAATCACGTTCCAATTATGGAGCTTGTTAGCATTGAGTCTCTTCTGCAAGTTTTACGCCTTTATCAGCCAAAACGCATTTTAGAAATTGGCACAGCAATTGGCTATTCGTCTTTAAGAATGGCAAAAGAGCTTGGAGCAGAGGTTGTAACAATAGAACGTAATGAAGAGCGATACAAGCAAGCACAGCGTTTTTTAGCTCAATCAGATCAACAAGAAAATATTACCCTTATCTTTGGTGATGCTTTAGAAGTTGTGGAAAAAGCAAACGCCAAAGCACCTTATGATGTCATTTTTATCGATGCGGCCAAAGGCCAATATAAGCGTTTCTTTGACGCTTATACACCAATGCTTTCTGAACGAGGGATTGTTGTCAGTGATAACGTGCTTTTTAAAGGGTATGTAACAGGAGAAATCCAAGCTGAAACACGTCGTAAGAGAAGTTTGATTAAGAAGATAAATGACTATAATGAATGGTTAATGGGTCATTCAGATTTCCAAACAGCAATATTACCAATTGGAGATGGAATCGCAATTAGTACACAAAAGAGGTGAAACATGTGAAGAAACCGGAGATTTTACTTACTCCCACATGTGTTGGGGACATTGAGAAATTAGCTTTAGCAGGAGCGGATGCTTTTTTAATTGGGGAGGCTCGTTACGGTTTACGCTTAGCAGGAGAGTTTAAGCGTGAAGACGTTGTAGAAGCTATCAACGTTGCTCATCGGCTTCATAAGAAAGTGTACGTAGCTATGAATGCTATTTTTCATAACGACAAAGTAGATGAATTAAAAAACTATATTTTGTTTTTACAAGATGCAGGTGTTGATGCCATTGTTTATGGTGATCCAGCTGTCTTAATGACAGCACGTGAAGTAGCTCCAACTATAACTCTTCATTGGAGTACGGAAACAACAGGGACAAACTGGTACGTTTGTAACTATTGGGGACGCAAAGGCTCAAAACGTGCTGTTTTGGCACGCGAGCTAAACATGGATGCTATTGTGGAAATTAAAGAAAATGCAGATGTAGAAATCGAAGTTCAGGTTCATGGAATGACATGCATGTTCCAATCAAAACGCCCGCTTTTAGGTCACTATTTCTTGTATCAAGAAAAGGCGATGGAAATTGAAAATCGAAAAGATACTAAAAATATGTTTTTGTTAGATAAAGAACGTGGAAATAAGTATCCGATTTTTGAAGATGAAAATGGAACCCATATTATGAGTCCAAATGATGTTTGTATTATTGATGAACTTGAAGAAATGATAGATGCAGGCGTTGATTCGTTTAAAATTGACGGGATTTTAAAATCTATTGATTACCTTATAGACGTCACAAAGAAATATCGTCAAGCTATTGACTTATGCGTTGAAAATCGAGAGAAATATGAAGACATTAAGGAAACATTATTAGAAGAATTAGAAGCAATTCAGCCGAAAAACCGTATGCTTGATACAGGATTTTTCTTTAAAGAAACCGTTTATTAAAGAGGAGTGAAGAGGGAATGGCAATTAAAGTAGACGAGGTTGTAGATGGAAAACGCGTTATTACTAAAAAACCAGAACTGCTTGCTCCAGCGGGGAACTTAGAAAAATTAAAAGTAGCAGTTCATTACGGAGCAGATGCGGTTTTTATCGGTGGACGTGAATATGGCCTCCGTTCAAATGCAGATAACTTCTCAATGGAAGAAATGGCTGAAGGGGCGGCTTTTGCACAGAAATATGGAGCACGCATCTATGTTACAACAAATATTTATGCGCATAATGAGAACATCGATGGCCTTGAAGAGTACCTAGAAGGTCTGGAAAATGCAGGAGTAGCAGGTATTATTGTTGCTGATCCACTCATTATTGAAACCTGTCGCAAGGTAGCTCCATCACTGGAGGTACATTTAAGTACTCAGCAGTCGCTTGCTAACTGGAAAGCTGTCCAGTTTTGGAAAGAAGAAGGATTAGAGCGCGTTGTACTTGCTCGGGAAACAAGTGCAGAAGAAATTCGTGAGATGAAGGAAAAAGTAGATATTGAAATTGAATCATTTATCCACGGTGCAATGTGTATTGCTTATTCTGGTCGATGTGTATTAAGCAATCACATGACAGCGAGGGATTCAAACCGTGGTGGTTGCTGTCAGTCATGTCGCTGGGACTATGGCTTATTCGAAATGGATGAAAATAACGAAGAAGCTCCTTTGTTTAATGAGGGGGATGCTCCATTTGCAATGAGTCCAAAAGACTTGAATTTAATTCAATCTATCCCTAAAATGATTGAGATGGGCATCGATAGTTTGAAAATTGAAGGACGTATGAAATCTATTCACTACGTTGCAACCGTTGTAACAGTTTATCGCAAAGTTATTGATGCTTACTGTGCAGACCCTGACAATTTTACAATTCAAGAAGAATGGCTAAGAGAGCTTAATAAATGTGCAAATAGAGAGACAGCAACAGCTTTCTTTGAAGGCGTACCAGGACATGAAGAGCAGATGTTTGGAGAGCATAGCAAAACAACAACACATGATTTCTGTGGACTTGTGCTTGATTATAATGAAGAAACGAAAATGGTAACATTGCAACAACGTAATTTCTTCAAATGTGGACAAGAAGTCGAGTTTTTTGGACCAGAGATTGGGACATTTACAACAGTTGTAGAGCAAATTTGGGATGAAAAAGGCAATGAGCTTGATGCAGCTAGACACCCATTGCAAATTGTTCAATTTAAAGTAGAACAACCCCTTTACCCATACAACATGATGCGGAAGGAGATTTAAAATGGGGAAAAAACCAGTTGTTATTGGAATTGCAGGAGGCTCAGGCTCAGGCAAGACGACCGTAACAAAAGCAATTTATGAACATTTCCAAGGGCATTCTATTATGCTTTTAGAACAAGACTTCTATTATAAGGACCAAAGCAGTGTACCGCTTGAGCAGCGTTTGCAGACCAATTATGATCATCCGCTTGCTTTTGATAATGATCTTTTAGTAGAACAGCTTGAAAGTCTTCTTCGTTACGAGAGTATTGAAAAGCCTGTATATGACTATACAATGCATACTCGTTCTGAAGAAATCATTATTGAAGAGCCGAAAGATGTAATTATTGTAGAAGGAATTCTTGTACTAGAAGATGATCGCCTGCGTGACTTAATGGATATTAAACTTTATGTTGACACTGATGCAGATTTACGAATTGTGCGCCGTCTTCTACGTGACATTAAAGAACGTGGTCGTTCACTGGAATCTGTTATTGATCAATACGTACAAGTTGTTCGTCCAATGCACAACCAGTTCATAGAACCAACAAAACGATACGCAGATATCATTGTGCCAGAAGGTGGACAAAACCATGTCGCAATTGATTTGATGTGTACTAAGATTCAAACAATTCTTGAACAAAATGCTATTTTATAATACGATATGGTAGATAACATTTAAAACGTATTTGTATAGAGAAGATGCATATGATAAACGATAAGAATGAAGAATGGCGCCTAATAGGCGCCATTTCACAAATTTTCTTTCTTATAGTACATAGCCTGTTTATTTACAAGCATCTCTTTACAAAGTAGAGACACGCTTATATATGAAGGAGTGAAGAGTTATGGCAACGGAAAAAGAATATCCAATGACTCAAGAAGGGAAAGAAAAGCTTGAGGCGGAGTTAGAGCAACTGAAAACAGTAAAACGTAAAGAAGTTGTAGAGAGAATTAAAATTGCACGTAGTTTTGGAGATCTTTCAGAGAACTCAGAGTACGATGCTGCAAAAGATGAGCAAGCTTTCGTTGAAGGTCGCATTTCCACTCTTGAAACAATGATTCGTAACGCTAAGATTATTGAAGGAGACGAAAATTCTTCAACAGTCTCTCTTGGTAAAACGATTACATTTGTAGAGCAACCTGATGGAGATGAAGAACAATATACAATTGTTGGAAGCGCAGAAGCAGATCCATTTGAAGGCCGCATTTCTAATGATTCTCCAATTGCAAAAGCGCTTATGGGCAAACACATTGGTGATGAAGTTCTTGTTCAAACACCAGGTGGAGAGATGCTTGTTAAGATTACAGCTGTAAATTAATAAAAAAATGATTGAAATAAGAACACCTCGTCGACAATTGTAACGAGGTGTTTTTTTATGAAACCATATAAACGAATGAAAAAATTAGCTTTTATCCTCTTATGTTTTATGCTTATTCTTGTAGCACGTCTTGCACAAATACAGCTTATTCAAACAGAATCTTTTTCACGTCATCATATTAATTTAATAGAAGCAAGTGTGAGACAGCGTACTCAAGAAATGGTAATTGATGATGGAAGAGGAAAATTTGTAGATCAAAATGGAGAGCCGCTTACACATCATTCTTCATTATCTCTTGTTATGTTTCCTTTTTTAAAAGAACTGAAATGGCCAAGTGATAAGGTGGCGTCCTTTGTTGGCATGTCTGAATATACGCTCAAAGACAAGTTAAACAAAGCAAGTGAGCCTGTTGTCATTGAGAAAGAAATCACAGAAGCTGAAATGAAAAGCATCAATAGTTTAAAGATTCCTGGCCTTTTTGCTGTTCCTCTTCAAAAGGATGACGGAGGACATTTTGCAGAACATTTAATTGGTTTGACAGGACAAAACAGAGATCTCCTTGTCGAACGTTATGATGAGAGACTAAAAGAAGGAGAACTGTCTACTCAAACGTCTGTTGGTATTACAGGACTGCAGTCAGCTTTTGATGAGTTTTTAATTCAGGAAGAGGAGTCGAAGCTTCTCTATCATGTAGATCGGCAAGGAAACCCATTGTTTGGCTTAAACGTAAAGTATACAGGAGCTCCTAACCCTTTTTATCCTGTTAAAGTGAAAACAACGCTCAATAAAGAAAAGCAGAGTGCAGTAGAAAAAATTGTAGATAGCAGCGGTTTGAAGCAAGGTGGAGCAGTTCTTGTGAACATTGAAAATAACACTGTTGAAGCACTTGTAAGCCGCCCTGAGATTAATGAAGTCAAGCCTTATGGAGATGGTGGGGTCTATAACCGTATGCTTATTCCTTATACCCCTGGATCTGTTTTCAAAACCGTTATTGCAACTGCAGCTCTTGAACAATTACCAAACGTGGAGAATCGAACATTTAATTGTTCAACAAATATTTACGGAAAAAAAGCTCAAAAAGACCAAGGCACATTATCTTTTCACGATAGTTTTGCAGAAAGCTGTAATGCCACATTTGGACAGCTTGGAAAAGACATAACGGCAAAAGACGAGCATATGATAGAAACGTATGCTAAAAAGCTAGGATTAACAACGAAGGCAGGTTGGAGCGGGGAAGTGTTCCATCTTCAAAACTTTGCACAGCTTCCAGAAGAGAAAAAGGGAATGGTGTGGACAGATAATACGACTAAAAGTCCAAATGCGATTTCCCAAACATCAATTGGACAGCTGAATGTCAAAGCTTCACCATTAGAGCTTGCAAACATGATGGCGACTATTGGACGTGGAGGGAAGGCATATGAAGTGAGAGCGGTTGATAAGATTCAATATAAAAATGGAAATACGCTCTTCTCCTTTCCAAAACAGGAGTTAGAAGGTGGTGGGATTAAGAGAGAAACGGCTGAAAAGCTTCAAATGCTTCTTACGGGTGTTGTAGAGGAAGAAAAAGGAACAGGACGTCGCTTTGCTTCTCTTCCATATGAAGTAGCTGGAAAATCAGGCACTGCACAAATCAGTGATAAAAAAGCGCTTGTTAATAAGTGGTTTGCTGGCTATTTTCCAAGAGAAAATCCAAAGTATGCTCTTGTGGTTGTTGATTTATCGGTAAAAGATGAAGAGGCTAAAACAAATGGCGTATTTTATGATATAGTAAACAATGTGTATGAGCTAGACCAACAGAGTAAACGTAAATGAAATATTACAATTATGCTTCAACTTGTTAAAAATCGTTCATGAAGCAAGCATGTAATGTTACAATAATTCATTATGTAATGAAGATGGAGGAAAGCAACAAATGGAAAATAGACGATCACAAAGACACGATAAAAGTCGCAAAATGAATCGCGTTTATAACGTGCTTATTGCTGTTGTGGCTGTCTTAATTGTCCTTATTGCTGGAACAATGTTTATGAATGGTAAAGATGATAAGCAAAGTACTACAGCGAATAGTGACCAAAAGTCGGCAAACGTTCAAAACGATAATAGCAATAGTGAAGAAGATAACGCAGAGCAAAATAAAGATAGTGATGATTCTTCAGATAAATCATCAAATGAAGCATCAAATGATTCTTCAGCAAGTGATAGTGAAGATGAAGAGCAAGTAGCAACAAACGATGATGAAGACGAATCATCAAATGATGCAGAAGAAGAAAAAACTTCAAAAGATGATGAAACAGCAACAAAAGAGGACGATGACGAAGACGAAAAAGAAGATTCTTCATCAGCCGCTTCAAGTAAGGAAGAAATTAAAGAAAATAAAGAAAAAGAAGCAGGAAGTCATACAGCATCATATGACAAAGGTTCTTCTGATTGGAATGCACAGCTTCAAGCTGTAAGTGGAGCAACAGGTGTTTCAACAGATGATATGACAGTTCTTTGGTTAGGACGTAATCCTGGTGGAACTGCTGGAAGTGAATCACAAGCAACAATCAAATCCAAATCAACTGGTGAACAATATAAAGTTCAAATCCGCTGGGTTGAAGGTGAAGGCTGGCAGCCGATTGGAACAGAAAAAGTAAATTAACAGAGATAGCGCAGGAGTATTCCTGCGCTATTTTTTAAATTTAAAATGAACAACAGCTGTATAAAGACGAGCACCTGTCTCAGGATGAACGATTGTTTGATGTCCAACATGATGTACTTCTAGAAAAATAGCTCGGTTATTTTCAATTTGCTCATTGATTTTTGATTCGAGTTTTTCGATGCTTGTCTCCTCAAAAAATTCGACTTTATCTTGAATCATTTGTAGCTGTAACCCCATCCACTCTTCACCTCCTGTTTGGTCAGTACGTTTCTTTATTTTAGCATGTGTTTTAGGAAGAAATATAGCGACTTCCTCTTTATAATGTTAGAATAAGCACTATATGCAAAATTTGTTGAAGAAAAGAGGCCAAAAAATGAAAATCGCAATTATTGGAGCAATGGAAGAAGAAGTGACAATCATACGAGAAAAATTAACAGACCGCGATGTAACGGTTATTGCAGGCTGTGAATATACAACAGGAAAATATGAAGGAAAAGAAATTATCTTACTAAAATCAGGTATTGGAAAAGTAACCGCAGCTTTATCAACAGCTGTTCTACTTGAAAGATTCAATCCTGATTATATTATTAATACAGGCTCTGCTGGTGGTTTCAATCCAGAGCTAAACGTTGGAGACGTTGTTATTTCTTCAGAAGTTCGCCATCATGATGTAGATGTAACCATCTTCAACTATGAATATGGTCAAGTGCCAAATATGCCTGCAGCATTTTTACCAGATGAGAAGCTTGTTGCTGTAGCAGAGAAAAGTGCGGAAGAAATCCAAGGTATGAAGATTGTTACAGGACTTATTGCAACAGGAGACTCATTTATGAACGATGCTGATCGCGTAGAGTTTGTGCGTTCTAAATTTCCAGCACTTCAAGCAGCTGAAATGGAAGCTGCCGCTGTTGCTCAAGTTTGTCATCAGTTCGGAGCACCGTTTGTTATTATTCGTTCTCTTTCAGATATTGCTGGAAAAGAATCAAATATTTCATTTGATCAGTATTTACCAAAAGCAGCGAAAAATTCTGCAGACCTTATTTTAAGAATGGTTGAAAAAATCTAATGTCAAAGTTGCCAGCAGTGGTGGATATTGCTATCATTTCACACGTATATTCTATGTTATAGTAGAAATAGAGAAATTACGTGGGGTGATTTGATTTGAAAACAAATGCAGCACGTCAAGTACGAGCGAAAATTGAAGATTATACACGTTTTATTTATATTTTACTCGCATTGAGCGGATTCTTATATATTGGCACTTTAATTAGCAATCATGAGCACCATGGTGGCACAATGACAATTATGATGAGTGGGACTTTTGTGCTTCTACTCGTTTCTTTTCTATTTAGTTACAAAGTCAAAAAACTGCGTAGCTCTTTAGAAGAATAAAAAACAGCCTTGAAATTAATCAAGGCTGTTTTTCTTTTTCTTCTTTTCTTTTTCGGCACGATAAAATTCATGAAACATCTTCATTAGAGCTCTCTTCTCAATTCGTGATACATAACTCCTTGAAATTCCTAGCTCTTTTGCAATTTCTCGCTGTGTTTTCTCTTTCTTTAAATCAAGTCCGAACCGTCCAACAATCACTTCTCGCTCTCTATCGTCCAGAATATCGATATATTCACGAATCTTTTCAAGTTCCATATTAAGCTGAATCGTTTCAATTACGTCGTCTGCTTCAGATTTTAACACATCAATTAAAGAAATTTCATTTCCTTCCTTATCTTGCCCGATTGGATCATGAAGAGAAACATCTTTTTTTGTTTTCTTTAGAGCACGGAGATGCATTAAGATTTCATTTTCAATACATCTAGCAGCGTATGTGGCAAGTTTCGTTCCTTTACCTTGTGAATAGCTCTCAATTGCTTTAATAAGCCCGATTGTTCCAATAGAGATAAGATCTTCTGAGTCTTCTCCTGTATTTTCAAATTTCTTTACAATGTGTGCCACAAGACGTAAGTTATGTTCAATTAACATATTGCGAGCATGTGCGTCCCCTTGCTCCATAAGCAGTAAGTATTTTTTTTCTTCTTGCGGCGAGAGAGGTTGTGGAAAAGCGTTGTTTTTAACGTAGGAAACAAGGAAAACAAGCTCTTTAACAAAGTAACTTAAAGTCGTAAAAAAGCCGGGCATCATACCACCTCCGTAGAAATTACCACCATTGTAACGATACTTTATTTATATGTGACAGGAGCCTAGTTTGTGTCTGTACAATGTCCTTTTAAGGGGCTTGGAACTCTCTAAAGAGATATACCTAGAAAAAAAAGTAAAAAAGCGTTTAAAATAGAAAAATAAGGTTAAAGTAATAGTTTAGAGTATGAGTATAGTCAAAAGAATGTACATAATTTATACCTAATTTTAAGAAGAGAACGTAATGCGCTATAAGCTAGTTAATAAATTTTGCATAATGTTCTATGATTAAGGGATCAATCATGATTATAATAAATACAGAGAAACTTATACCATACTTTGGAAGGAAGGGTACGATGTTTCAAAAAATAGAAGCAAAAGTTTTAGGGGTTTTTATGGCAACAGAGAAGGGTTCATTTATTACGGAAGAACGAGCAGAAGTACAGGTGGAATTTGGAGGAATTCCTGGGGATCTTCATTTTGGTTTAACGAAGAAAGCTGGAGAAAGAGAGCCAATGTATGAAAAGGGAACAGAGATTTTTAATCGAAGACAAATTTCTATCGTTTCAGCTGAAGAATGTGCAGAAGTGGCGCAATTATTGAAAATTGAGGAAGTGCGTCCTGAATGGCTTGGAGCAAACCTTATTGTGGAAGGAATCGATGATTTTACACTTTTAAAAGAAGGAAGCCGCATTGTTTTTCCTAGCGGAGCAGCTTTACTTTGTGAAGGGGTCAATCATCCTTGTATCCATCCAGGAAAGGTTATTCAAAGTCAGTATCCCGAAAAAAAGATAGCCGGAAAATTTGTGAAGATGGCTTATGATAGAAGAGGAATCGTTTGTATTGTAGAAAAAACAGGCATAATAAAAAAGGGAGACAAGGCAGTTATTCATTCTTATGAACCTTTTAAAGGGAAAGTTGAACTTTCAAATTAGAATAGAGACAAAATATACATATATGCCTACACGGACTCCATTCCTGTACATAGTATAAAATAAAGAGGTGAATGTACATGTATGGGTATGGAGGGTGCTCGCCATACTGTGGTAGTTATACTCCATATGGGGGAGGCTACGGAGGCGGGGGCTGGGCTTTTGCCTTAATTATTATTCTTGTAGTCATTTTGCTTATTTTCGGTGGATTCTATTATTTTGGATACTTTTGGAAATGAAAAAGAAGTGGTGTTTATGCCACTTCTTTTTATTTATTCATTATTGTAAGAAACAAATAAACATTGTACGCTAAGTTGTGTTATACTTTTTTAAGTTTGAAGTTACTAATCATTAGAACGGATAAAATCACTACTAGAAACATGAAAAGGTGCCCTGGAATCATTTTGTGAAACAAAAAAGAAAATGTGATTAAACAGCCTGCTGCTGTAATAGGAAGACCTGTAAAATATCCGTTGTTTTCTGAAATGTTAAAGCGTGCGAGGCGCATAGCACTGCAGGCTACATAAAAAATTGTAAAAAGCGTGCCAGGTGTTCCATATTCATGTAATACGCCTTGATAAACGAGTAAAGCTGGTGCGATTCCAAATGAAATAATGTCACACATGGAGTCTAGTTGTTTACCAAATTCAGATTCAATACCAAATTTTCGAGCAACCATGCCGTCAAATCTGTCAGCAAATGCAGCAAGAAAAATGAGAAACAAGCTTAATCGAAATTCATGATGAAAAATAGAGATAAGAGCAAAAGTTCCTAAAGACAGATTTATTAACGTTAAACAATTCGCAGAATGGGCTTTAAGCTTTTTTAAAGTATGATCAAGATAATCTAATAAAAACAAATTTTTCACTCCTTAAAGAGTTGACTCATAAAAATAAAGAAATTATACAGATAAAATTATTGTAAGTCTAAAAAGTAGGATAGTAAAGAAAAACAGTGGGAAAAATTGTGATAGAGAGGAAATTTATGAAAAAAATCCTTTATCAATCTTTTATAGAATTAACAAATAAACCTTTTACTTCAAAGTTAATAGAGCGTTTTTCGTGCTCTCCGTTTAGCAGAAAATTCATTCGTTCATATGCAAAAATTTATAATGTTAAACAGGAAGAAATGAGCAAGAAACTTAGTGAATACGGAACGCTACACGAACTTTTTACTAGAAAGCTAAAAGATCAAGCTCGCCCATTTTCTTTACAAAAAGAGGTGATTATTAGTCCTGTAGATGGGGAAATCGAACAATACGGTACTTTAACAAATAAAACAGAAATGATTGTAAAAGAAAAGCCGTATTCTGTAAAAGAGCTTGTTGGAAATGAGTACGAACTGCAAAAGTATATAGGCGGTACTTATTTTATCTTATATCTGAGTCCGAGTGACTATCATCGAATTCATAGTCCGGCTGATGCCAATATTATTAAGACATGGACTCTTGGAAATAAGTCATATCCAGTAAATCAGCTTGGTTTAAAATACGGCAAAGCACCGTTAGTGAAAAATTATCGCAAGTTAACAGAACTTGCTTATAATGAGCATCGTTTTTTATTAGTAAAAGTTGGCGCAATGTTTGTAAATAGCATTACAATGACTCATGATGAGAAGTCTATTAACAAAGGAGACGAAATTGCGTATTTTTCATTCGGCTCAACTGTCATTTTACTTTTTGAAAAAGATTCTTTTGTAACAGATGAATCGATTCAAAAAGGTCAAAAAGTGAAGGTTGGCCAAACGCTCGGTCGATTTCAATCGTGAAGTAATAACTTAGGAAGAAATTTTGATTTTAGCATGAAGAGAACGTCTTTCAATTTCTTTCTCGATAAGCTTAATAAATTCAGGACTTAATTTTAATTCATTTGCTTTGCAATATGATTCAACTAATACCTTATCTGACAGCTTTTCCACTCCTGTCACCTCCTATAGTATGAGAGCATTTTCAAAAAAAGACTTTATCGTTTTAAAAAATTTTATGTTGTTCTATATAAACGTTTTCAGGCATAGATAAGTAGGTTATGTGAATTTGTGTAACCTTAATCTATCATGTTTTAAATGTTAGAACAATCGTTCCGTTATCCACAAAAAAGAGTGGATAAGTTGTGGGTATAATGTTCGTAACTTTTAAGATTGTTGAAAAACCAGGATGTATAGTGTGAATAAAGTTATCCACAAATTTGGAGTAGCTTGAATTTTGTCGAAAAGTTTTTTGGGTATTAATGGATATTGTCGAAGTGTTTGTTTTCTTGTTAGTTGTCTTGTGAGTTGGAGGAATAAGAAGAAAAAGATGATTTGCTCTTTAAAGTAGGGCAGTATATTGAGTATAATAGCAAAATGGAAGTGAACTAGTCGTTAAAGGTGTGATAAGCTGTGTTAAAGTTATTTTTGCCAGATCAGCATGTGAAAAGTGTATTTGAAATAAAACCTGAAGATTTAAAAGAAAGAGGAGTTAAAGGGATTATTACAGATTTAGATAATACCCTTGTTGAATGGGATCGACCTGATGCAACTCCAAAACTTATTGAATGGTTTGAAAACATGCAGCAACATAATATTCAAGTAACTATTGTTTCTAATAATGTAGAAAAACGAGTTCGCCTTTTCTCAGATCCGCTTGGCATTCCGTTTATTTATAAAGCGCGTAAGCCAATGGGACGAGCATTTAAAAAAGCAATTCGGAACATGGATGTAAACCGCAATGAAATCGTTGTAATTGGAGATCAGCTAATGACAGATGTCCTAGGTGGAAATCGTATGAAATTATATACCATTCTTGTTGTTCCA from Priestia filamentosa encodes the following:
- a CDS encoding O-methyltransferase encodes the protein MLSHEINAYIENLVPKRDNLFLEMEQYALENHVPIMELVSIESLLQVLRLYQPKRILEIGTAIGYSSLRMAKELGAEVVTIERNEERYKQAQRFLAQSDQQENITLIFGDALEVVEKANAKAPYDVIFIDAAKGQYKRFFDAYTPMLSERGIVVSDNVLFKGYVTGEIQAETRRKRSLIKKINDYNEWLMGHSDFQTAILPIGDGIAISTQKR
- a CDS encoding peptidase U32 family protein, giving the protein MKKPEILLTPTCVGDIEKLALAGADAFLIGEARYGLRLAGEFKREDVVEAINVAHRLHKKVYVAMNAIFHNDKVDELKNYILFLQDAGVDAIVYGDPAVLMTAREVAPTITLHWSTETTGTNWYVCNYWGRKGSKRAVLARELNMDAIVEIKENADVEIEVQVHGMTCMFQSKRPLLGHYFLYQEKAMEIENRKDTKNMFLLDKERGNKYPIFEDENGTHIMSPNDVCIIDELEEMIDAGVDSFKIDGILKSIDYLIDVTKKYRQAIDLCVENREKYEDIKETLLEELEAIQPKNRMLDTGFFFKETVY
- a CDS encoding peptidase U32 family protein, producing MAIKVDEVVDGKRVITKKPELLAPAGNLEKLKVAVHYGADAVFIGGREYGLRSNADNFSMEEMAEGAAFAQKYGARIYVTTNIYAHNENIDGLEEYLEGLENAGVAGIIVADPLIIETCRKVAPSLEVHLSTQQSLANWKAVQFWKEEGLERVVLARETSAEEIREMKEKVDIEIESFIHGAMCIAYSGRCVLSNHMTARDSNRGGCCQSCRWDYGLFEMDENNEEAPLFNEGDAPFAMSPKDLNLIQSIPKMIEMGIDSLKIEGRMKSIHYVATVVTVYRKVIDAYCADPDNFTIQEEWLRELNKCANRETATAFFEGVPGHEEQMFGEHSKTTTHDFCGLVLDYNEETKMVTLQQRNFFKCGQEVEFFGPEIGTFTTVVEQIWDEKGNELDAARHPLQIVQFKVEQPLYPYNMMRKEI
- the udk gene encoding uridine kinase; this translates as MGKKPVVIGIAGGSGSGKTTVTKAIYEHFQGHSIMLLEQDFYYKDQSSVPLEQRLQTNYDHPLAFDNDLLVEQLESLLRYESIEKPVYDYTMHTRSEEIIIEEPKDVIIVEGILVLEDDRLRDLMDIKLYVDTDADLRIVRRLLRDIKERGRSLESVIDQYVQVVRPMHNQFIEPTKRYADIIVPEGGQNHVAIDLMCTKIQTILEQNAIL
- the greA gene encoding transcription elongation factor GreA, which translates into the protein MATEKEYPMTQEGKEKLEAELEQLKTVKRKEVVERIKIARSFGDLSENSEYDAAKDEQAFVEGRISTLETMIRNAKIIEGDENSSTVSLGKTITFVEQPDGDEEQYTIVGSAEADPFEGRISNDSPIAKALMGKHIGDEVLVQTPGGEMLVKITAVN
- a CDS encoding peptidoglycan D,D-transpeptidase FtsI family protein, which produces MKPYKRMKKLAFILLCFMLILVARLAQIQLIQTESFSRHHINLIEASVRQRTQEMVIDDGRGKFVDQNGEPLTHHSSLSLVMFPFLKELKWPSDKVASFVGMSEYTLKDKLNKASEPVVIEKEITEAEMKSINSLKIPGLFAVPLQKDDGGHFAEHLIGLTGQNRDLLVERYDERLKEGELSTQTSVGITGLQSAFDEFLIQEEESKLLYHVDRQGNPLFGLNVKYTGAPNPFYPVKVKTTLNKEKQSAVEKIVDSSGLKQGGAVLVNIENNTVEALVSRPEINEVKPYGDGGVYNRMLIPYTPGSVFKTVIATAALEQLPNVENRTFNCSTNIYGKKAQKDQGTLSFHDSFAESCNATFGQLGKDITAKDEHMIETYAKKLGLTTKAGWSGEVFHLQNFAQLPEEKKGMVWTDNTTKSPNAISQTSIGQLNVKASPLELANMMATIGRGGKAYEVRAVDKIQYKNGNTLFSFPKQELEGGGIKRETAEKLQMLLTGVVEEEKGTGRRFASLPYEVAGKSGTAQISDKKALVNKWFAGYFPRENPKYALVVVDLSVKDEEAKTNGVFYDIVNNVYELDQQSKRK
- a CDS encoding YrrS family protein; this translates as MENRRSQRHDKSRKMNRVYNVLIAVVAVLIVLIAGTMFMNGKDDKQSTTANSDQKSANVQNDNSNSEEDNAEQNKDSDDSSDKSSNEASNDSSASDSEDEEQVATNDDEDESSNDAEEEKTSKDDETATKEDDDEDEKEDSSSAASSKEEIKENKEKEAGSHTASYDKGSSDWNAQLQAVSGATGVSTDDMTVLWLGRNPGGTAGSESQATIKSKSTGEQYKVQIRWVEGEGWQPIGTEKVN
- a CDS encoding DUF2536 family protein; the encoded protein is MGLQLQMIQDKVEFFEETSIEKLESKINEQIENNRAIFLEVHHVGHQTIVHPETGARLYTAVVHFKFKK